In Magnetococcales bacterium, the genomic stretch TGGCGGGTGGAGAGGAGATCGTCTTTATCGATGGTGACGGACCCGTTGCCAGGTTGATTGCCGCGACTCCCGCGAACAAGACCCGGCAACCGGGCAGTGCCAAGGGGAAGATACTCTACATGGCACCGGATTTTGATGCGCCTTTGGAGGATTTCAAGGAATACATGTAATGCGGATTCTGCTGGATACTCATACCTTTCTGTGGTGGATTGAAGCCTCGGATCGCTTGTCCAGCAAAGCCATGGAGGTCATTTCAGACAGGCACAATACTTGTTATCTAAGTTTAGTAAGCGTTTGGGAGGTGGCGATTAAGATTGGTCTTGGAAAGTTAAGTTTGTCGGAGCCATTGGAGTATTTTATTGGGCAGGAGTTAAAGAAAAACAAGTTTCGCCAACTTGGGATCCGGCTTTGGCATGTGAGTGGAGTGTCCACCTTGCCTCTGCATCATCGTGATCCATTTGACCGGCTGCTCATTTCGCAAGCGCTTATGGAGGGAATGCCGATTCTCTCCGCCGATGAGGTGATTGACGCTTACGGGGTGACCCGGTGGTGGTGATGCTGGCGAAATTCATGCGAATAAGAGTGGATGCCCGATCAGACGCCATCTATCTGGATTTGACTCAGGAGTCGGTCGAAAGCAGTGAGGAAGTGGCCGATGGCGTTATCCTTGATTATGACGCCAACGGGCGTTTGGTTGGAATCGAAGTTCTGGAAGCTTCGAAAAAATCCCGGGATGAAAATGCCCTGCAAAGGCTGGCCGTGGAGATGGGTAACGCTGCTTGACAATGGTCGGTGTTTTCGGCTTGGAATGTCAATGGTGGCTTTTGGCGCAAGAACCTGTCATCATGAACGATCGGGGATGGCCTTTAGGCAGGAAGCGTTGCCA encodes the following:
- a CDS encoding DUF2283 domain-containing protein, translating into MRIRVDARSDAIYLDLTQESVESSEEVADGVILDYDANGRLVGIEVLEASKKSRDENALQRLAVEMGNAA
- a CDS encoding type II toxin-antitoxin system VapC family toxin, yielding MRILLDTHTFLWWIEASDRLSSKAMEVISDRHNTCYLSLVSVWEVAIKIGLGKLSLSEPLEYFIGQELKKNKFRQLGIRLWHVSGVSTLPLHHRDPFDRLLISQALMEGMPILSADEVIDAYGVTRWW
- a CDS encoding DUF2281 domain-containing protein, with product MAFIDIRETEGPFSELIRKVAGGEEIVFIDGDGPVARLIAATPANKTRQPGSAKGKILYMAPDFDAPLEDFKEYM